From a region of the Daphnia magna isolate NIES linkage group LG1, ASM2063170v1.1, whole genome shotgun sequence genome:
- the LOC116930034 gene encoding uncharacterized protein LOC116930034 yields the protein MSHLSNGQCSQVHFRPVGSSLVVSVRWLPQEFMSGGVYLTAAFFLRVHLAVLSLWSLPNELVFARLLYYALCGGNVRWCWPCKVVHFLKVWVGFDLYLRGGVVMLQMLDVLRKVFEVLDGISFRLVTLPLRSVLGLGN from the exons ATGTCCCATTTGAG caaTGGACAGTGCTCTCAGGTACATTTCCGTCCTGTTGGTTCATCATTGGTTGTGTCTGTTAGATGGCTTCCACAGGAGTTCATGTCTGGTGGTGTTTATTTAACAGCTGCATTCTTTCTCAG GGTTCACTTGGCTGTGTTAAGTCTATGGTCGTTGCCCAATGAGTTGGTCTTCGCCAG GTTGTTGTATTACGCCTTGTGTGGTGGTAATGTTCGATGGTGCTGGCCATGTAAG GTTGTACATTTTCTCAAGGTGTGGGTTGGTTTTGATTTGTACCTCCGTGGCGGTGTTGTCATGCTGCAAATGCTTGATGTGTTACGTAAGGTGTTTGAAGTGTTGGATGGCATCAGTTTTCGTTTG GTTACTTTACCCCTCAGGAGTGTTCTTGGGCTGGGGAATTGA